A single Ziziphus jujuba cultivar Dongzao chromosome 11, ASM3175591v1 DNA region contains:
- the LOC107432499 gene encoding ubiquitin-conjugating enzyme E2 35, whose amino-acid sequence MANSNLPRRIIKETQRLLSEPAPGISASPSEDNMRYFNVMILGPTQSPYEGGVFKLELFLPEEYPMAAPKVRFLTKIYHPNIDKLGRICLDILKDKWSPALQIRTVLLSIQALLSAPNPDDPLSENIAKHWKSNEAEAVETAKEWTRLYASGA is encoded by the exons ATGGCTAACAGTAATCTTCCCCGAAGAATTATCAAG GAAACTCAGCGTCTGCTCAGTGAGCCTG CACCTGGAATAAGTGCTTCCCCGTCCGAAGATAATATGAGGTATTTTAATGTGATGATTCTTGGACCTACGCAATCTCCTTATGAAG GAGGAGTATTCAAGTTGGAATTGTTTTTGCCTGAGGAATATCCAATGGCTGCACCAAAG GTTCGATTTCTTACCAAAATTTATCATCCTAACATTGATAAG CTTGGAAGAATATGTCTTGATATTTTGAAGGACAAATGGAGTCCTGCTCTCCAGATACGAACTGTACTTTTGAG TATTCAAGCACTTCTTAGTGCACCAAATCCTGATGATCCGCTTTCCGAGAACATTGCTAAGCATTGGAAATCAAATGAGGCTGAAGCTGTTGAAACAG CAAAGGAATGGACCCGTTTGTATGCTAGTGGTGCTTGA
- the LOC107432533 gene encoding olee1-like protein yields MARALVVVALIATTISLSLSSVLCSDASEHFFVEGKVYCDTCRVQFVTRVSEYLPGAKVRLECRQRNDSTLTYSTEGETDKNGVYTLPVDGDHEEEICEVKALKSPREDCNEHFADYDQKARVVLTDKTGVTNIARYASPLGFMKKEALPVCAEVLKELFPPEEEDA; encoded by the exons atGGCTAGGGCTTTGGTTGTCGTTGCTCTCATTGCCACAACTATTTCTCTAAGTTTGTCATCTGTCCTCTGCTCCGATGCATCTGAACACTTCTTCGTGGAAGGCAAGGTCTATTGTGATACATGCAGAGTCCAATTCGTCACAAGGGTTAGCGAATATTTACCAG GTGCAAAGGTTCGCTTGGAATGCAGGCAACGCAACGACAGCACCTTGACATACTCAACGGAGGGCGAGACGGACAAGAATGGCGTTTACACGCTACCTGTGGATGGTGatcatgaggaagagatttgtgaGGTGAAGGCTTTGAAGAGCCCCAGGGAAGATTGCAATGAACATTTTGCGGATTACGATCAAAAAGCGAGAGTTGTGCTGACTGACAAAACCGGTGTGACGAACATAGCTCGCTATGCAAGCCCTCTTGGTTTCATGAAGAAAGAAGCTCTACCAGTCTGCGCAGAAGTTCTTAAGGAGTTGTTCCCTCCTGAGGAAGAAGatgcttga
- the LOC107432495 gene encoding dol-P-Man:Man(6)GlcNAc(2)-PP-Dol alpha-1,2-mannosyltransferase isoform X1, whose translation MALSTRQRRLPLPPSDPSPSSSSLSYSKVDKPGKSNSKEEDKGLGWFFPLFALGMLRYMSATSNIIHDCDEVFNYWEPLHYLLFKSGFQTWEYSSEFALRSYLYLAFHELVGRPASWLFGDEKVRVFYAVRLFLAVLSVITETVLVVALSRKYGKRLASYTLAMLCLTSGCFFASTSFLPSSFSMYAISLSSGLLLLEKPAMAVAVAAVGVILGWPFSILAFLPVTFYSLYRRFKQAFVAGAVTSVSLLALSLLFDCYYYGKWTSSVLNLMLYNVVGGGESHLYGIEGPFYYFRNGFNNFNFSFILALLFLVMIPILRRKFALDLLVVVSPVYIWLAFMSLQPHKEERFLYPIYPLICIAASAVIESFPDIFRDKYNPHDNSLMVMIAKIIRPVVLGLILCASHARTFSLIHGYSAPLEIYKLLEHHDDVGTGAVLCVGSEWHRFPSSFFVPDYVGEVRWIDDGFRGLLPFPFNSTLGGTAAAPPYFNNKNKASPEQYLKDIEACTLLVELHLRRPYPYRGSDLSTWEAIGALPYLDRELSPSLYRSFFIPYLWQHKNIFGMYKLLRRIPK comes from the exons ATGGCTCTCTCAACAAGGCAGAGACGCCTTCCACTTCCACCGTCCGATCCTTCACCGTCATCGTCATCGTTGTCTTACTCGAAGGTCGATAAACCAGGGAAATCGAACAGCAAAGAAGAGGACAAAGGGTTGGGTTGGTTCTTCCCGTTGTTTGCTTTGGGAATGCTGAGGTACATGAGCGCCACATCAAACATCATACATGACTGTGATGAGGTCTTCAACTACTGGGAACCTCTTCATTATCTTCTTTTCAAATCTGGCTTCCAAACTTGGGAATATAG TTCTGAGTTTGCACTTCGGTCATATTTGTACCTTGCCTTCCATGAGTTGGTAGGTCGACCAGCTTCCTGGTTGTTCGGTGATGAAAAG GTGAGAGTATTCTATGCTGTAAGACTCTTTCTTGCTGTCCTCTCTGTTATCACAGAAACAGTTCTGGTGGTAGCCCTCTCCAGGAAGTATGGAAAACGTCTTGCTTCTTACACACTTGCAATGCTTTGTTTAACAAGCGGTTGCTTTTTTGCCAGCACAA GTTTCCTGCCAAGTTCATTCTCTATGTATGCCATCTCTCTTTCATCAGGTCTATTGCTTCTTGAGAAACCTGCTATGGCAGTTGCAGTTGCAGCTGTTGGTGTGATCCTTGGCTGGCCATTCTCAATCTTGGCTTTTCTTCCAGTGACATTCTATTCTTTATACAGAAGATTCAAACAAGCATTTGTTGCTGGAGCTGTCACATCTGTTTCTCTTCTT GCACTTTCACTTCTTTTTGATTGCTACTACTACGGAAAGTGGACCTCATCTGTGTTAAATTTGATGCTCTATAATGTCGTAGGAGGTGGTGAGAGCCATTTGTATGGAATTGAAGGACCATTCTATTATTTTAGGAATGGATTTAACAATTTCAACTTCTCTTTCATTCTTGCATTGTTGTTTCTGGTAATGATACCAATTTTAAGGAGAAAGTTTGCCCTGGACTTGCTGGTTGTGGTCTCTCCTGTATATATCTGGTTGGCATTTATGTCTTTGCAGCCACACAAAGAAGAAAG GTTCCTTTATCCAATATATCCTCTTATTTGCATTGCTGCTTCAGCTGTCATTGAGAGCTTTCCTGATATTTTTCGAGACAAATACAATCCCCATGACAATTCTCTGATGGTTATG ATAGCCAAGATTATTAGACCAGTGGTTCTGGGCCTCATCTTATGTGCCTCCCACGCTCGTACATTTTCACTAATTCATGGTTACTCAGCTCCTTTGGAGATTTACAAGCTATTAGAGCATCATGATGATGTAGGAACGG GTGCTGTACTTTGTGTTGGGAGTGAATGGCATCGCTTCCCATCATCATTTTTTGTTCCTGATTATGTAGGAGAAGTTCGATGGATTGATGATGGATTCCGAGGGCTTCTTCCATTCCCATTCAATTCTACTCTGGGAGGAACTGCTGCTGCACCGCCATATTTTAACAATAAGAACAAAGCATCTCCCGAGCAATAT CTTAAAGACATTGAAGCTTGTACATTACTTGTTGAGTTGCATCTAAGACGACCTTACCCCTATCGTGGAAGTGATCTGTCAACATGGGAG GCAATTGGAGCGTTGCCTTATCTGGACAGGGAGCTCTCGCCATCTCTTTATCGCTCGTTTTTCATTCCATACCTGTGGCAGCATAAGAACATTTTTGGAATGTACAAGCTTCTTAGAAGAATACCAAAATGA
- the LOC107432495 gene encoding dol-P-Man:Man(6)GlcNAc(2)-PP-Dol alpha-1,2-mannosyltransferase isoform X2, with translation MALSTRQRRLPLPPSDPSPSSSSLSYSKVDKPGKSNSKEEDKGLGWFFPLFALGMLRYMSATSNIIHDCDEVFNYWEPLHYLLFKSGFQTWEYSSEFALRSYLYLAFHELVGRPASWLFGDEKVRVFYAVRLFLAVLSVITETVLVVALSRKYGKRLASYTLAMLCLTSGCFFASTSFLPSSFSMYAISLSSGLLLLEKPAMAVAVAAVGVILGWPFSILAFLPVTFYSLYRRFKQAFVAGAVTSVSLLALSLLFDCYYYGKWTSSVLNLMLYNVVGGGESHLYGIEGPFYYFRNGFNNFNFSFILALLFLVMIPILRRKFALDLLVVVSPVYIWLAFMSLQPHKEERFLYPIYPLICIAASAVIESFPDIFRDKYNPHDNSLMVMIAKIIRPVVLGLILCASHARTFSLIHGYSAPLEIYKLLEHHDDVGTGESLYLAVSHFTAKTSDVAENDSTEAIRLKI, from the exons ATGGCTCTCTCAACAAGGCAGAGACGCCTTCCACTTCCACCGTCCGATCCTTCACCGTCATCGTCATCGTTGTCTTACTCGAAGGTCGATAAACCAGGGAAATCGAACAGCAAAGAAGAGGACAAAGGGTTGGGTTGGTTCTTCCCGTTGTTTGCTTTGGGAATGCTGAGGTACATGAGCGCCACATCAAACATCATACATGACTGTGATGAGGTCTTCAACTACTGGGAACCTCTTCATTATCTTCTTTTCAAATCTGGCTTCCAAACTTGGGAATATAG TTCTGAGTTTGCACTTCGGTCATATTTGTACCTTGCCTTCCATGAGTTGGTAGGTCGACCAGCTTCCTGGTTGTTCGGTGATGAAAAG GTGAGAGTATTCTATGCTGTAAGACTCTTTCTTGCTGTCCTCTCTGTTATCACAGAAACAGTTCTGGTGGTAGCCCTCTCCAGGAAGTATGGAAAACGTCTTGCTTCTTACACACTTGCAATGCTTTGTTTAACAAGCGGTTGCTTTTTTGCCAGCACAA GTTTCCTGCCAAGTTCATTCTCTATGTATGCCATCTCTCTTTCATCAGGTCTATTGCTTCTTGAGAAACCTGCTATGGCAGTTGCAGTTGCAGCTGTTGGTGTGATCCTTGGCTGGCCATTCTCAATCTTGGCTTTTCTTCCAGTGACATTCTATTCTTTATACAGAAGATTCAAACAAGCATTTGTTGCTGGAGCTGTCACATCTGTTTCTCTTCTT GCACTTTCACTTCTTTTTGATTGCTACTACTACGGAAAGTGGACCTCATCTGTGTTAAATTTGATGCTCTATAATGTCGTAGGAGGTGGTGAGAGCCATTTGTATGGAATTGAAGGACCATTCTATTATTTTAGGAATGGATTTAACAATTTCAACTTCTCTTTCATTCTTGCATTGTTGTTTCTGGTAATGATACCAATTTTAAGGAGAAAGTTTGCCCTGGACTTGCTGGTTGTGGTCTCTCCTGTATATATCTGGTTGGCATTTATGTCTTTGCAGCCACACAAAGAAGAAAG GTTCCTTTATCCAATATATCCTCTTATTTGCATTGCTGCTTCAGCTGTCATTGAGAGCTTTCCTGATATTTTTCGAGACAAATACAATCCCCATGACAATTCTCTGATGGTTATG ATAGCCAAGATTATTAGACCAGTGGTTCTGGGCCTCATCTTATGTGCCTCCCACGCTCGTACATTTTCACTAATTCATGGTTACTCAGCTCCTTTGGAGATTTACAAGCTATTAGAGCATCATGATGATGTAGGAACGGGTGAGAGTCTGTATCTTGCTGTTTCACACTTTACTGCTAAGACCTCAGATGTTGCGGAAAATGATAGCACAGAAGCTATAcgattaaaaatataa
- the LOC107432540 gene encoding phosphoenolpyruvate carboxylase, housekeeping isozyme, with the protein MANRNLEKLASIDAQLRLLVPAKVSEDDKLVEYDALLLDRFLDILQDLHGEDLKETVQECYELSAEYEGKHDPQKLEELGNVLTSLDPGDSIVVAKSFSHMLNLANLAEEVQIAYRRRNKLKKGDFADENSATTESDIEETLKRLVGQLKKSPQEIFDALKNQTVDLVLTAHPTQSVRRSLLQKHGRIRNCLAQLYAKDITPDDKQELDEALQREIQAAFRTDEIRRTTPTPQDEMRAGMSYFHETIWKGVPKFLRRVDTALKNIGIDERVPYNAPLIQFSSWMGGDRDGNPRVTPEVTRDVCLLARMMAANLYYSQIEDLMFELSMWRCNDELRVRADVLHRFSKKDAKHYIEFWKQIPPSEPYRVILGDVRDKLYQTRERSRHLLANGYSDIPEDATFTNVEQFLEPLELCYRSLCSCGDRAIADGSLLDFLRQVSTFGLSLVRLDIRQESDRHTDVLDAITKHLEIGSYREWSEERRQEWLLAELSGKRPLFGPDLPKTEEIADVLDTFHVIAELPSDNFGAYIISMATAPSDVLAVELLQRECHVKKPLRVVPLFEKLADLEAAPAALGRLFSVDWYRNRIDGKQEVMIGYSDSGKDAGRLSAAWQLYKAQEELIKVAKQYGVKLTMFHGRGGTVGRGGGPTHLAILSQPPDTIHGSLRVTVQGEVIEQSFGEEHLCFRTLQRFTAATLEHGMRPPVSPKPEWRALLDEMTVVATEEYRSIVFKEPRFVEYFRLATPELEYGRMNIGSRPSKRKPSGGIESLRAIPWIFAWTQTRFHLPVWLGFGAAFKYCIQKDIKNLHMLQEMYNQWPFFRVTIDLVEMVFAKGDPGIAALFDKLLVSEDLWSFGQRLRSNYEETKSLLLRIAGHKDLLEGDPHLKQRLRLRDSYITTLQVCQAYTLKRIRDPSYNVKLRPHISKEIMESNKSSANELVKLNPTSEYAPGLEDTLILTMKGIAAGLQNTG; encoded by the exons ATGGCGAATAGAAATCTGGAGAAGTTAGCGTCAATTGACGCTCAGCTTCGACTTTTAGTTCCTGCGAAAGTAAGTGAGGATGACAAACTGGTTGAGTATGATGCTTTGCTTTTGGATCGGTTTCTTGATATTCTTCAGGATTTACACGGGGAAGATCTCAAAGAAACG GTCCAAGAGTGCTATGAGCTTTCTGCTGAGTATGAAGGAAAGCATGATCCCCAAAAACTTGAGGAGCTGGGAAATGTGTTAACAAGTTTGGATCCAGGGGACTCTATTGTTGTTGCAAAATCTTTCTCCCACATGCTTAATTTGGCCAACTTGGCTGAGGAGGTTCAGATTGCTTATCGTAGACGGAACAAGCTTAAGAAGGGGGATTTTGCTGATGAGAATTCTGCGACAACCGAATCAGACATTGAAGAGACTCTCAAGAGGCTTGTGGGGCAACTGAAGAAATCTCCTCAAGAGATTTTCGATGCCTTGAAGAATCAGACTGTGGATCTGGTCTTAACTGCTCATCCTACTCAGTCGGTTCGTAGATCTTTGCTTCAGAAGCATGGCAG GATTCGGAACTGTTTAGCCCAGTTATATGCCAAAGACATAACGCCTGATGACAAGCAGGAGCTTGATGAGGCACTTCAGAGAGAG ATTCAAGCTGCATTCCGTACGGATGAGATCAGAAGGACAACTCCAACTCCTCAAGATGAGATGAGGGCAGGAATGAGCTACTTCCATGAGACTATCTGGAAGGGTGTCCCAAAATTCCTTCGCCGTGTTGATACAGCTTTGAAGAACATTGGAATTGATGAGCGTGTCCCTTATAATGCCCCACTTATTCAGTTTTCTTCTTGGATGGGTGGTGATCGTGATG GTAATCCTAGGGTAACTCCTGAGGTTACAAGGGATGTCTGCTTGCTGGCTAGAATGATGGCAGCTAATTTGTACTATTCCCAGATAGAGGATCTTATGTTTGAG TTGTCTATGTGGCGCTGCAATGATGAACTTCGTGTTCGGGCAGATGTACTCCACAGGTTCTCAAAGAAAGATGCAAAACACTATATAG agTTTTGGAAACAAATTCCTCCAAGTGAACCCTACCGTGTGATTCTTGGTGATGTAAGGGATAAGCTTTATCAAACACGTGAACGTTCTCGTCATTTGTTAGCCAATGGGTACTCTGACATTCCAGAGGACGCAACATTTACAAATGTTGAGCAG TTCTTGGAACCTCTTGAGCTATGCTACAGATCACTCTGCTCTTGTGGTGATCGGGCTATTGCTGATGGATCCCTTCTTGACTTTTTGAGGCAAGTGTCCACTTTTGGACTTTCACTTGTGAGACTTGATATTAGGCAGGAGTCTGATCGTCATACTGATGTCTTGGATGCCATCACCAAACATTTGGAAATTGGTTCCTATCGGGAATGGTCTGAAGAACGCCGACAGGAATGGCTTTTGGCTGAACTCAGTGGCAAGCGCCCTCTATTTGGCCCTGATCTTCCAAAAACTGAAGAGATTGCTGATGTGTTGGACACATTCCATGTCATAGCAGAACTTCCATCGGACAACTTTGGAGCATACATCATCTCGATGGCAACTGCTCCATCTGATGTGCTTGCGGTTGAGCTCCTGCAACGTGAATGCCATGTGAAGAAACCGCTGAGAGTTGTTCCACTGTTTGAAAAGCTTGCAGATCTGGAGGCAGCACCAGCTGCTTTGGGTCGGCTCTTCTCAGTGGATTGGTACAGAAATCGAATTGATGGAAAGCAAGAGGTCATGATTGGGTACTCTGATTCTGGTAAAGATGCAGGACGTCTCTCTGCAGCCTGGCAGTTATATAAGGCACAAGAGGAGCTTATAAAGGTTGCAAAGCAATATGGTGTAAAACTAACCATGTTCCATGGTCGTGGTGGAACTGTTGGAAGAGGAGGTGGGCCCACCCATCTTGCTATTTTGTCTCAACCACCAGATACCATACACGGTTCACTTCGTGTTACTGTCCAAGGTGAAGTTATCGAACAGTCATTTGGAGAGGAGCACTTATGTTTTAGAACACTTCAGCGTTTCACAGCTGCTACACTAGAGCATGGCATGCGTCCCCCAGTTTCACCAAAGCCAGAATGGCGTGCACTTTTGGATGAGATGACAGTTGTGGCTACTGAGGAATACCGTTCCATAGTTTTTAAAGAACCTAGATTTGTCGAGTATTTCCGCCTG GCTACACCAGAGTTGGAATATGGTCGGATGAATATTGGTAGCCGTCCATCAAAGCGGAAGCCTAGTGGGGGCATTGAATCACTTCGTGCAATCCCATGGATCTTCGCCTGGACACAGACAAGGTTTCATCTTCCAGTCTGGCTAGGATTTGGAGCAGCATTCAAATATTGTATCCAGAAGGACATTAAGAATCTCCACATGCTGCAGGAGATGTACAATCAGTGGCCTTTCTTTAGGGTCACTATCGATTTGGTTGAAATGGTGTTTGCCAAGGGAGACCCTGGTATAGCTGCCTTGTTTGACAAACTCCTTGTTTCTGAAGACCTGTGGTCATTTGGACAGCGTTTGAGGTCCAACTATGAAGAAACTAAGAGCCTTCTTCTACGG ATTGCTGGACACAAGGATCTTCTTGAAGGTGATCCACACTTGAAGCAAAGGCTCCGTCTTCGTGATTCATACATCACAACCCTTCAGGTTTGCCAAGCGTACACATTGAAGAGGATCCGTGACCCAAGCTACAATGTGAAGTTGCGGCCACACATCTCCAAGGAGATAATGGAATCAAACAAGTCATCGGCTAATGAACTTGTGAAGCTGAATCCGACTAGTGAGTATGCTCCTGGCCTGGAGGACACCCTTATCTTGACAATGAAGGGTATAGCTGCTGGCTTGCAGAACACCGGTTAA